The Linepithema humile isolate Giens D197 chromosome 2, Lhum_UNIL_v1.0, whole genome shotgun sequence genome has a segment encoding these proteins:
- the LOC105670499 gene encoding uncharacterized protein isoform X2, translating into MSKTKDLTKFSAVQLQEFLTSFDIIMSDIDGVLRDSIKPIEGAFEALAALQNLGKQVYLVTNNSTNMMENFCKTAQCASLNVTPDHVINSTRVIVWYLKKIDFRDEAFAIVSELSRNILEKAGIRLVEEPKTSLTDIAANIKEVLDRPSVKAVIVDFDVNFNWSKLALAISCLKRKDVLYITGAMEEWFNIQTIQQIKILGPGPLINLISTQSQRNPILCGKPSQALKDFILDTCKVSNPQRCLFIGDTADQDMKFASMCGFIKLFVGTGSDTLEKTQEEEDTCPDYYLPALSQLFSAYDK; encoded by the exons ATGTCGAAGACTAAAGACCTCACCAAATTTTCGGCTGTACAACTGCAGGAGTTTTTAACATCTTTCGATATAATAATGTCCGATATCGATG GAGTTCTGAGAGACTCCATTAAACCTATCGAAGGCGCTTTCGAGGCTTTAGCGGCGTTGCAAAATTTGGGGAAGCAAGTGTATTTAGTGACAAATAACAGCACGAATATGatggaaaatttttgtaaaactgcTCAATGTGCCTCTTTGAATGTGACTCCg GACCACGTAATTAACAGTACCAGAGTGATCGTCtggtatttgaaaaaaatcgattttcgtGACGAAGCTTTCGCCATCGTTTCAGAGTTGTCTCGTAATATACTAGAAAAAGCAGGGATACGACTAGTAGAGGAA CCAAAAACTTCTCTCACAGATATAGctgcaaatataaaagaagTCTTAGATAGACCATCTGTTAAAGCTGTAATTGTTGACTTTGATGTTAATTTCAATTGGTCAAAGTTAGCTTTGGCCATATCGTGCCTTAAACGTAAAGATGTGTTATATATAACTGGAGCAATGGAGGAATGGTTTAATATACAAACAATacagcaaattaaaattttag GTCCTGGACCTTTGATAAATCTTATCAGTACACAAAGTCAAAGAAATCCAATTTTATGTGGTAAGCCCAGCCAAGCATTAAAAGATTTCATTTTGGACACGTGCAAAGTGAGCAATCCACAAAGATGTTTGTTCATCGGTGACAC GGCTGATCAAGATATGAAATTTGCATCAATGTGTGGATTTATAAAGCTTTTCGTTGGAACTGGGAGTGACACTCTAGAAAAGACGCAAGAAGAGGAAGATACTTGTCCTGATTACTATCTTCCCGCTTTAAGTCAATTATTTTCTGCCTATGACAAATAG
- the LOC105670498 gene encoding chronophin-like, with translation MSKIKDLTKFSATQLQEFLMSFDIVMSDIDGVVRQINKDPIEGAMESLAAMQKMGKQVYLVTNNSTNAMDDIFENARRASLNLSSDRIINTIKVIVWYLKKIDFRDEVFAIVSELSRNILKEAGIRLVEEPKAYETNAKASVKEVLDRPSVKAVIVDFDLHINWSKLALAISCLKRKDVLYIAGVTDEWFNVQTSPHKINILGGGPLINVISAQSGRKPILYGKPSEILRDYIVDTCNVTDPRRCLFIGDTADQDMKFASMCGFMKLFIGSGCNTLEETQKEEDTCPDYYLPTLGQLFSAYTSPQC, from the exons ATGTCGAAGATTAAGGATCTTACCAAGTTCTCGGCTACACAACTACAGGAGTTTTTAATGTCTTTCGACATAGTGATGTCCGATATCGACG GAGTCGTGAGACAAATCAATAAAGATCCTATCGAGGGTGCTATGGAGTCTTTAGCAGCAATGCAAAAAATGGGAAAACAAGTGTATCTAGTAACGAATAATAGCACAAATGCAATGGACGATATTTTTGAGAATGCTCGACGTGCTTCTTTAAATCTGAGTTCG GACCGCATAATTAACACTATCAAAGTGATCGTCTGgtacttgaaaaaaatcgattttcgtGACGAAGTTTTCGCCATTGTTTCAGAGTTGTCtcgtaatatattaaaagaagcaGGGATACGATTAGTAGAGgaa CCAAAAGCATATGAAACTAATGCAAAAGCAAGCGTTAAAGAAGTTTTGGATAGACCATCTGTTAAAGCTGTAATTGTTGATTTCGATCTACATATCAATTGGTCAAAGCTAGCTTTGGCCATATCGTGCCTTAAACGTAAAGATGTGTTGTATATAGCTGGTGTAACGGACGAATGGTTTAATGTACAAACATCACcacataaaattaacattttag GTGGTGGAccattaataaatgttattagtGCACAAAGCGGAAGGAAGCCAATTTTATATGGGAAACCTAGTGAAATTTTAAGAGATTACATTGTAGATACGTGCAACGTGACCGACCCACGCAGATGTTTGTTTATTGGTGACAC GGCTGATCAAGATATGAAGTTTGCCTCAATGTGCGGATTTATGAAGCTTTTCATCGGCTCGGGATGCAACACTCTGGAAGAGACGCAAAAGGAAGAGGATACCTGCCCTGATTATTATCTTCCCACTTTGGGCCAATTATTTTCTGCCTATACAAGTCCACAGTGTTAA
- the LOC105670475 gene encoding uncharacterized protein — MSFLYLPNELLNKIFNLCDVYTLSEISVVCRKFYEISYMILNKKTQHLLVTNQVSEKFRERCKPQLFCISQFITHYCWINKICTISGIDKFNPKNSFVDTGKRLQMTKNAVLLCNKHSLLAYNRANDGTIKMGKMTRVYSSSPFGDFAYCNDEIISGHKDGSIRHWKIESLGEKNYIKQLITHYNVHDDIRHIDATSQHIISGSSNSIKIQKYTHENSYEEYSFLEEKNQIFYNNECEVQSMLFDPTGTKFAVSIYTKNPEYLSSLLIYDIDDSHSVIDKTEDCSNYCYKPGAFQLLWEDPHTILMCYDSYIKKMDIRTSEFVRTWNYSSENNILTCFTTDNLYTIMTGTINDKVLLWDQRQNTYIQKYKNRHEKTNIYSIQFDSAHLYVATISNLFQYDFKGKVDFRERKYILASFL; from the exons atgtcATTTTTGTATCTCCCGAATGAGCtactgaataaaattttcaatttatgtgACGTGTATACTTTATCAGAGATTAGTGTGGTatgcagaaaattttatgaaatatcatatatgatattaaataaaaaaactcaaCATTTGCTTGTTACAAATCAGGTGTCAGAAAAATTTCGTGAACG gTGTAAAccacaattattttgtatttctcaatttattaCGCATTACTGctggataaataaaatatgtacaataagtGGAATAGATAAATTCAATCCCAAAAACTCATTTGTAGACACTGGAAAACGCCTACAAATGACTAAAAATGCAGTTTTGCTTTGTAATAAGCATAGTCTTCTTGCTTATAACCGCGCAAATGACGGTACCATTAAAATGGGTAAAATGACTAGAGTATATAGCAGTTCTCCATTTGGAGATTTTGCTTATTGCAATGATGAAATTATAAGTGGCCACAA agATGGTAGTATCAGGCACTGGAAAATTGAATCACTaggtgaaaaaaattatattaaacaattaataacacATTACAATGTACACGATGACATTAGACACATAGATGCAACATCGCAACATATTATATCAGGTTCTTCAAATTCAATAAAG atacaaaaatatacacatgAAAATTCGTATGAAGAGTATTCATTTTTGGAGGAAAAAaaccaaatattttacaataatgaaTGCGAGGTGCAATCAATGTTATTTGATCCAACTGGAACAAAATTTGCTGTTagtatttatacaaaaaatccTGAATACTTATCGTCGCttctaatttatgatataGATGACAG TCATTCCGTAATAGATAAAACAGAAGATTGttcaaattattgttataaaccTGGTGCTTTCCAACTACTATGGGAGGATCCTCACACTATTCTCATGTGTTATgattcttatattaaaaaaatggatataag AACATCCGAATTTGTACGTACATGGAATTATTCATCcgaaaataacatattaacatGTTTTACAACAGATAATCTATACACTATTATGACGGGGACGATTAATGATAAAGTTCTTCTATGGGATCAGAGACAAAATACTTACATTCAA aagtaTAAGAATAGGCATGAAAAAAccaatatatattctatacaaTTTGATAGCGCTCATCTGTATGTTGCTACAATcagtaatttatttcaatatgacTTTAAGGGAAAAGTTGATTTTcgcgaaagaaaatatattttagcaagttttctttaa